The window CTCCCGGTTCTGAGACTCAGTTTGGACTACGAGGAAGGTGTTAATCAATGCTCAGACGTCGGAGGTGGTTTGCCAGGCCCAgcaatgtgaaaataattaACGGCAGTGGAGAGTGTGCAAACCTCAGTCAAACTTTCAGAGAGGTGTCAGATCGAGCCACGTGCGTCACAAGACAGCAGAAATCCAATCGAGATCCTGTACAACAGGCGTCACCGACCTTTTTGAAACCGAGAGGTACTTTTTGCGGACTGATTCAGGCAAATAAACCCTTCTGAAATCACAAATATTCTGAAATTACCATTAATTATGCTAAACCGACCAAACCAAGCTcatttttctagtatttgggatgcaATATTGTAATACGGTctctatggtgcctcagtaaacatgaaACCCAAATCGAAATGGCCGCCGtattcctgagttccagacgTTTTTCTGCCGAGAGGCTAGCGAAGATCCTTGCCTTTGCCTTTCTGCTCCGAGCCAGCGCTGTTAACTTAACAAACGAGTCTGCTCTCGCAAGCGGGGTCATCAACGTGAAGGCGACCAATCAAAGCGAAGGGGAGGGTCTTCGCCAAAGATGGACAAAACGGagacaaaactgggtcaaacacaagTGAGCTGTCGGAAAGGTCATTTCTGGACACTCGTATGGCAAAACAAAGTTATTTTTTCAACTTTATACTGAGACCATGTTAGAGACATTGTAGGTTGAAATAGCCTGAATAAAAGCCCTTTAAGAATtcataatgaataaaataatttattttttgtccttaATGCTTACATCATTAAAGATATGAGTTACATATCGGGCATTCGACTGTTTTGCGACACTATGTCTTTGagtgggcggcatggtgataaagcgttggcctcacagttctgaggtccggggttcaatcccgaacctgcctgtgtagagtttgcatgttctccccatgcctgcgtgagtttcccccgggcactccggtttcctcccagattccaaaaacactcaacattaattggacaccaaaAAATTATTCTATAGCCACACAGATACTGTAGATATAGCTTTAAATGAAAATGGGCatatatgcttttttttgtgtgtgtgttagcccTTCTATGGCATTTGGCATTATATGTTTGCATTAATTGTGTATGCTACCATTTGTTAGTTTCTAGGGTTTCTACTCTGGTTTCTGGGATTATCGTTGCACTTTTCCTTATTGCCATTACTGCTATCTTTATGTCGTAGTCTCACAtttaaagaaagaaggaaaaagcaAAGGACAGTCGTCTACTCCAAACCGGGCACCGGCATGAAGTCGGCCCATGAGCTACCCTTGCACAATTGCACCACTGTTTTATTGATCGATAGCGCGTGCTGTGATTTGTTTATGATTGTGGCTCTGATCTGGCATTAAAGCGCCGTGCATCACGTTCGTTATCTCGGTTGCCTTGTTTGAAGGTCGAGAAAGTAGAAGCAGCTCTCGGGATGATGCGAGGCGCTTCCGCACCGCTCTCCAATCAAAATAATCGCCGCACTGTGGCATGATGGTATTGGAGCTACTGTACAAAGTGTGAGATTGACGCCGCGGTCCCGTACATAATTTGAAAAGGTGCATAAACATCCGACCAGAAATGTACCGTTGATCTGCTGCGTGAGTTCGTGCGACACTGACAGTGAAATATTAACATAACGCTGTTGTTTATTCCTTTCTTGGCAGAGACCGCATCTTATCGTCGGCTGGACTTTTCCGGTTGTCACCGGTAAGTTTCTTTTACCTTGTTGTGATGAGTGTGTGCACTTAGAAGCGTTTGCTGGTGTGTGTATTGATCAGGAAGCACGCGCCGGCGTAATCCATCATGTGCGGGCAAAGATCTGCTGCCGGGTGTCACTCTGTCACCTTGGCAACCGCTTGTGTGTTTGCCCGCCCCGCTGGGAGGCCTGAACTTTGCTGGCCGGCATGGGATTTTGCGTAAATGCGTTGCGTCCTCGCATCAAAATCGGATAAAGAGCACATTGTGAGCATGCGgatcactaaaaaaaaaccaacactttTTGAAGTACAGACGTAATATTGATATACACATGACACGTATACTGTACATCAGCTGCTGTTGTTCTTTTAAGTGCTCTATAAATAAAGTCGAGTAGAATAAATATGATAAATCCAGCGCTTGATTGTTGGTTTCGTATGGAATAATTCCACTCAAACTACAAACCCCAATTGCAGTGAAGCTGTGACGTTGTGTaaactataaataaaaacacaaaataggaGAAAAGAGAAACGGCAGTGAAACAGGCCAAAATTCAGATGTCTAGTTACAGACGCGTTGTGGTTTGAGCAAACGTGACAGTGGAGAAAGGAGTCAGAAGCGGTGATGTAAACATTGTAAAGCGGTAGCCGCTCTGATTTGCCCGGGTAGAACATTCCAGACTACTAAGACCCCGAATAGAGAACGCTCCAGAAGCTGCTGAGTTCTTTTGAAAGCTCTCGGAGTCACCAAAGAATCATCTTACTGTGATAGTGTATCACAAAATAGACTACACGCAGTATACACGGGAGTATGAATGCTCAGTTAAGTTTGGGGCTGAACTCTTTCCACCATCATGTAACATTCAGACAGCCAATATTGGGATCCATACTGGGGCCCATTTCATTGTCGATGATCTAACAAATGTTTATCATTATATATGACGAGCATTTGTGTGTTGCATATTTCTGGTCTTGTTATAACtgttgctactttttttttttttttttgggggggggggattgcgtAGCAGGTCAGATGAAACCCTCTGGTCCACGGGCCACGTACTTTTCCTgccaatgttttaaaatgttcgcagctctccattttttttgaatgtttccACTCTATTCAAATTTATATTGCATTAATGGTATAATTACCCTGTTGTTGCAATACCAGTGTTATTACATGTAACGGCTTCGTTATCGTTTCAGGTAAGaaatgaattgtttttaaacagTGTGGACGACAATATGCTCTACTTGAAAACTATAATATTTTACTTggcgaatttttttttatgcagactttgtggtaaaattaaaaaattccaTTACATTTGCCCAAACTATATTACTTGGTGCAAAACTAGACTTTGTTATTAAAATACACTTTATTGTGCTCTTATCAGGATTTGTATGCAATTTATTACTAACTTTGTCAACACTTTATGAAGCCTCAATTGGATGTTAAAAGTCTCTGCGAATAATATAAATTATAGCTCTTGATTACCAAATAGTGAGCCCAGGTTGAGCccatttttatattaatttcaCTCATAGTTTAACACTTTTTAAAGTGCAAATAAACTACACTAGACATGAAGCCCTTTTCAATAAACAAAGCTGCGTCTTGCACTTACAATAAAAAACAGAAGAACCGATGCTAAATTCTGTTTATCATTTAGAACCCGATCAGTGAGTTTGCTgaatccatgattttttttaaaggttataCTAAACGATTTACTTTAggctgtatcttttttttttttttttgtactgagtagtacaaatgaaaaaatgcatttatattAAAGTCTGATTCACTGTTTTGCTTTCTTTagtgtttatatatattatcattattaaagTTCGAAGCTGAGTCATGACCAGTGTCGACGTGTTCAAAAATGATGTTTACGTCACGTTCTCCTCCATATCAGTCCAatttattaaataatttcatttcttcactgaaataaaaaaaaatgagggggaAAATAAATAGTGCAAACCATCACACAATAATACACACTCATCTTATACATGTAAAGGAATGTAtctcttttggggggggtgaaaagaaaaaaacgagtTACTTGAAGCTACTAGCACAAAACACGTCTGTAAGAAATATAATGGGGGTGTATGAATTATTGCTTTAGGGAATAAGTCCGTGCTAAATTAAAGCAATGTCAATGTCTCCCTTAATGTTTCTTTCttgaattttcaaagaaaagggTGCATAAAACCTCACATTGTCCCACTCGCAAACACACGCGCGCGGCTTAGTGGATAACGGGACACACAGGAGCTTggaccaaccaaaaaaaaaaaaagataataaagtTGCTCATTAATCGTCTAAAGTTGGGCCAACTGGGAGCAAATCGAGCTCGCGGGACTCGGTGCGGCGTTCACGTGTCGCTGTACATCCTCTTGCAGTCTATGGAGGGCGGCGGCGTGTCGGCGCCCATGCCGCCCACTTGCGAGTAGGCGTTGTTGTCCGGGCTGCGAGGGAGCCCGGGCGGCGTCATGCGCTTCTCCTTCTGCCGGCGGTTGCAGAACCAGACGCGCACCACCTCCTTCTCCAGCTGCAGCGTGTCCGCCAGCCCGTTGATCTCCTGCGCCGACGGCTTGGGGCACTTGAGAAAGTGGCTCTCCAGCGCGCCTTTGACGCTCACCTCGATGGACGTGCGCTTCTTCCTCTTGCGGCCCTGCGTGGCGATCTTGTCGATGCTGGCCGGGCTGCCCGTGCTGGAGTCGGCCTCCTCCAGCCACTTATTGAGCAGCGGCTTCAGCTTGCACATGTTCTTGAAGCTCAACTGCAGCGCTTCGAAGCGGCAAATGGTGGTCTGGGAGAAGACGTTGCCGTAGAGCGTGCCCAGGGCCAGACCCACGTCGGCCTGGGTGAAGCCCAGCTTGATGCGACGCTGCTTGAACTGCTTGGCGAAGTGCTCCAAGTCGTCCGAGGTCGGCGTGTCCTCATCTGAGTGCCCCTCCGGGTGGTGATGCTGGTGCTGGTGGTGCGCGTGCTGatggtgaggatgaggatggtgagggttgttgtggtggtggtggtggtggtgatgatggggGAGATGATGGGGGTGGTGATGGGAGTGGTCCAGCTCCGGGGAGTCCCCGCGCACCAGCGCGCCAGGGTGCATGAGGCTCTGGGTGCTCAGCATCCCGTTGACGGTGAAGGCA of the Syngnathoides biaculeatus isolate LvHL_M chromosome 14, ASM1980259v1, whole genome shotgun sequence genome contains:
- the pou3f3a gene encoding POU domain, class 3, transcription factor 3-A; protein product: MIWGMATATSSPYLASSRILSGPVPHSDRRGGSMHPANGVVTSVSSSGFRGEPSVKMVQSDFMQGATMVSSNGGHMLSHAHQWVTSLPHAAAAAAAAAAAAAAAAEVGAAWPAGSQPQETKRGGGGGREDLHAGAALHHRGSHLGGHQAHPGGWGGSINISEGRTQTQQQQQQQQQQQQQQSLVYSQPAAFTVNGMLSTQSLMHPGALVRGDSPELDHSHHHPHHLPHHHHHHHHHNNPHHPHPHHQHAHHQHQHHHPEGHSDEDTPTSDDLEHFAKQFKQRRIKLGFTQADVGLALGTLYGNVFSQTTICRFEALQLSFKNMCKLKPLLNKWLEEADSSTGSPASIDKIATQGRKRKKRTSIEVSVKGALESHFLKCPKPSAQEINGLADTLQLEKEVVRVWFCNRRQKEKRMTPPGLPRSPDNNAYSQVGGMGADTPPPSIDCKRMYSDT